The nucleotide window CTGGCTAAGCGAAGAAAGACTCGCACTTTTAGATGGAACAACACAGTTGTTTCTCGAATTAAATGCCATAGCGAAGAGTGAGGAAGCCTCAAGCGATACAGTTATTATAAAGAAAGTGCTGGATAAAGCTGATCTGCAAGTGCTATTCAAGCATGTGGATGATTTGGTAAAGACGACTGATCGAAACTTTGGTGCCGTGTTTCATCAGTTCTTTCGTTTTCTAGGAGATGAAGAGCGCAAAGCTTTTCCGAATTTGAGCCTTTTGTACGATGAATATCAAACTAATTCACTggaaggaaaatttaaaaatatgttgaaattataTGAAATGTTCAACTACTACAAGCATAAATAAAACACGTGTGTTATTAATATATAGGTTTAAAGTATAAATACTACTATGGgctaaaaatagtaagactttgtttataattttaaaatacttaatttattttttcaaaatctttttcaCCCCCTTAAAGTAAACCCACTTATACCAACGTTTTTTCAAATTCTCTAAATAGTTGTTAAAGTTTAATGTCACGGTTCCGCCGGAGAAGTCATTTGATCGAAAGCATACAAGTAGATCCAAGTAATAATACGTGTCATGACATCCTGGAAAGctttgtttcacagacgttaaggTGACGATTATGAATTTGACATATGAGTCAAAATGGTTGTGCTTTCACAAAAAAGGTGTTGGAGCTTTTGTGCTTTCATACAAGCGCGACAAATCGACGAAGCTTTCAATTACCTTTAGCCGTTCATACCGGTATTGAATtgatttaaatgtatgtatatagagatTAATATATTTCGTGGTCTTATTCTACAAAAGGCATAAACGAAAAGAAGTAAAGaaaaaacagtaaataaaaGGCTCaaggttttgtttttttcacttATTCGATATGTTTAAATCAACTAGTAACATATTTACTGTCTATATTTAATGATATTAAGTCGtgtgtaataaatatttcataaaaatggaAGCTGCCTTACAATTATATCATAGAAGATGTCAAACACGGTATTTACTGCTGGTTCGCACTTTGCTTGACCTCTCGACACTCGTTCTCTTCCTCGCTAGCTTGCATTAGTATGTTAGTAGTGATATGCTTCTGAGAAATATCTTGAAAGAAACTTATGTTCTCTTGACACATGTATTAATAATTTTGCATGAATCAAAACCAGTTTTTCATTATTCCGCCTtaacataataattaatatgTCTCGTAGCTATATACGAGGGTGGTTTGAAATCCCAATGGTTATCTACATCTCGTATTAAGCGCAAGCAATTTTCCAAAGCTGGCAAGGAAAAAAGAGTTACAAAAAGCTGTGAGCTAGAAAATATTGATACAGATTCAAATCGCCAACTGATGATAGAACTAATGCACTAGCCTTTAAAGCGCTTCCAAGAAACATAATCAAGATGATCGTCAAGGCCTTTAATAGCATACACATACTCTGCTgttttcttatcaataaaaataagcgGACATAATTTTGATTCCGCAGccatagaaaattataaatactgtTCTGCACTTTTCCTTGATCTCCTTATTTTTGATAAGGTCTGGTACCTAGGCCTATTAAATAAGTTAAGGAGGCTTTTTCCATGCCTTACTACCTGCTGCTGTGATGCAGAGTCGCATCCTCAAGGGTCAAGCTTAAAATAAGTGGGTCTTACgtgaaaactaaaagaaaagaACCCAACTTAGGTTAAGATTTGCGCAGCTGTACTGGTTCTTAAGTTCAAAATCCCATCTCAGTCTAAAGCTACACgtagatatattatataaagcaaTACTCAGATCCACCTGGTCGTATGGAATTCAAATCTGTCGAAGCTCAGCTGATTCATGTTaatcaaagaaattaaaagaattatcataatttttttcaccgCAAAAGTCACTTACTTATCAAGCGCCCCTCCTGCAATTCTGTAAACTTTATTTCTTAACaattgtgtgtatttatattcttatcggtaaataatttatttataagcgACCGATATTCATATAG belongs to Bactrocera dorsalis isolate Fly_Bdor chromosome 1, ASM2337382v1, whole genome shotgun sequence and includes:
- the LOC105232380 gene encoding uncharacterized protein LOC105232380 isoform X1 encodes the protein MEPIEVILETTVITLDQLMNFTISLTEAHCRTQIQLSHDFITRMLEELNALPEKTEYIQAQIERVTNILKSIDKSSSNESNSWLSEERLALLDGTTQLFLELNAIAKSEEASSDTVIIKKVLDKADLQVLFKHVDDLVKTTDRNFGAVFHQFFRFLGDEERKAFPNLSLLYDEYQTNSLEGKFKNMLKLYEMFNYYKHK